Proteins from one Microbacterium sp. Root553 genomic window:
- a CDS encoding DivIVA domain-containing protein yields the protein MALTPDDVVTKQFQHVRFKDGFDPDEVDDFLDEIVIEWRKALEENAELKAKLAAFESGDAPVAAAAPAPVAETPAPVVAEAPAPAEPTPSGSATATAGIIELAQRLHDEHVAEGEAKRDQLIADAEGEVNRIRTEAEAKQREESARLERERNTLEARITELRNFERDYRSQLRGYIEGQLRDLDEKSGSTDSTPVSAIGL from the coding sequence ATGGCACTTACCCCGGATGACGTCGTCACCAAGCAGTTCCAGCACGTCCGTTTCAAGGACGGCTTCGACCCCGACGAGGTCGACGACTTCCTCGACGAGATCGTCATCGAGTGGCGCAAGGCCCTCGAGGAGAACGCCGAGCTCAAGGCCAAGCTGGCAGCATTCGAGTCCGGTGACGCACCCGTCGCCGCCGCGGCTCCTGCTCCCGTCGCCGAGACCCCTGCTCCCGTCGTCGCCGAGGCTCCCGCCCCGGCCGAGCCGACGCCTTCCGGCTCGGCGACCGCCACGGCCGGGATCATCGAGCTCGCACAGCGTCTGCATGACGAGCACGTCGCCGAGGGTGAAGCCAAGCGCGACCAGCTCATCGCCGACGCCGAGGGCGAGGTGAACCGCATCCGCACCGAGGCCGAGGCCAAGCAGCGCGAGGAGTCGGCACGCCTGGAGCGCGAGCGCAACACGCTCGAGGCCCGCATCACCGAGCTCCGCAACTTCGAGCGCGACTACCGCTCGCAGCTGCGCGGATACATCGAGGGCCAGCTCCGCGACCTCGACGAGAAGTCGGGATCCACGGACTCGACTCCGGTCTCCGCGATCGGACTGTAG
- a CDS encoding YggT family protein produces the protein MGIVVSIIASTVHLALLLYLIVLFARLILSYIPLFNREWRPKGAGLIAAELVYTVTDPPVRFFQRIIPPLRIGGISLDFGFSITILIVLILMSIVRNFI, from the coding sequence GTGGGGATCGTCGTCTCCATCATCGCCAGCACCGTCCATCTGGCGCTCCTGCTGTATCTGATCGTGCTGTTCGCGCGACTCATCCTCAGCTACATTCCGCTGTTCAATCGGGAATGGCGGCCCAAGGGCGCCGGCCTCATCGCGGCCGAGCTCGTGTACACCGTCACCGACCCGCCCGTGCGGTTCTTCCAGCGCATCATCCCGCCCCTCCGGATCGGCGGGATCTCTCTGGATTTCGGTTTCTCGATCACCATCCTGATCGTGCTCATCCTGATGAGCATCGTGCGAAACTTCATCTGA
- a CDS encoding cell division protein SepF translates to MGNPLKKTMVYLGLADEEEVYEEPAPARAQRERDRDRDRDREEPAPAPVTPLRRPVAVRQPAGGAVNEILTVHPKQYRDAQLIAESFREGVPVIINLSQMSDADARRLIDFASGLSLGLYGRIERVTSKVFLLSPENISVSGHGGIAHADAESAGFDQS, encoded by the coding sequence ATGGGTAACCCGCTGAAGAAGACCATGGTGTATCTCGGCCTCGCCGATGAGGAAGAGGTCTACGAAGAGCCGGCTCCCGCTCGCGCCCAGCGCGAGCGTGACCGCGACCGTGACCGTGATCGGGAAGAGCCCGCGCCGGCCCCCGTCACCCCGCTGCGGCGCCCCGTCGCCGTGCGTCAGCCCGCAGGAGGGGCAGTGAACGAGATCCTCACCGTGCACCCGAAGCAGTACCGCGATGCGCAGCTCATCGCTGAGAGCTTCCGCGAGGGTGTCCCGGTCATCATCAACCTCTCCCAGATGAGCGACGCCGACGCTCGCCGTCTGATCGACTTCGCGTCCGGGCTCTCGCTCGGCCTCTACGGCCGCATCGAGCGGGTCACCTCGAAGGTGTTCCTGCTCTCTCCGGAGAACATCTCGGTGTCCGGCCACGGGGGAATCGCCCACGCAGACGCCGAGTCTGCGGGCTTCGACCAGTCGTAG
- a CDS encoding YggS family pyridoxal phosphate-dependent enzyme, with the protein MTDGPGQSRSALAARLSAIDERIADAARRADRDPSEITRIVVTKFHPASLVRDLHALGVLEVGENRQQELTSKVSEVGDLDVRWHFIGQAQTNKASAIRRSADAVHSLDRAKLADALHRVAEDDEPLDVLIQVNLTKDEGRGGIEPADASTLAEHILSLSSLRLRGVMAVAPLDEEPASAFSRLRVVADQVRLLEPSATWISAGMTGDFVEAIDAGATHLRIGSAITGPRPDRG; encoded by the coding sequence CCGTTCGGCTCTGGCCGCGCGGCTGTCGGCGATCGACGAACGGATCGCCGACGCAGCGCGCCGAGCGGATCGCGACCCCTCGGAGATCACCCGGATCGTCGTGACGAAGTTCCACCCCGCGTCCCTCGTGCGCGACCTGCACGCGCTGGGGGTCCTCGAGGTGGGGGAGAATCGTCAGCAGGAGCTCACATCGAAGGTCTCCGAGGTGGGCGACCTGGATGTCCGCTGGCACTTCATCGGGCAGGCGCAGACCAACAAGGCGTCGGCGATCCGTCGGAGCGCGGATGCCGTGCACTCGCTCGATCGGGCGAAGCTGGCGGACGCCCTGCACCGGGTGGCCGAGGATGATGAGCCGCTCGACGTGCTGATCCAGGTGAACCTCACGAAGGACGAAGGGCGCGGCGGGATCGAGCCCGCCGACGCGTCGACCCTCGCCGAGCACATCCTGTCGTTGTCCTCGCTGCGGCTGCGCGGCGTGATGGCCGTCGCTCCGCTCGACGAGGAGCCGGCATCCGCCTTCTCCCGGCTGCGGGTGGTGGCCGATCAGGTGCGCCTGCTCGAGCCGTCCGCGACCTGGATCTCGGCCGGGATGACCGGCGATTTCGTCGAGGCCATCGACGCGGGCGCGACACACCTGCGGATCGGCTCCGCAATCACGGGCCCCCGCCCCGACCGGGGTTAA